In Anticarsia gemmatalis isolate Benzon Research Colony breed Stoneville strain chromosome 5, ilAntGemm2 primary, whole genome shotgun sequence, the following are encoded in one genomic region:
- the LOC142972980 gene encoding larval cuticle protein 1-like: MKSMIIVALALVAVAVAAPAEEPVKIVRSEFVQQPEGGYNFNYETEDGSVREEVGTIKDALDEENKPHPVVVVRGSYSYINSEGKPETINYIADENGYQAEGESIPKVPVARR, encoded by the exons atgaaatcG ATGATCATTGTCGCCCTCGCCCTTGTGGCCGTAGCCGTCGCCGCTCCCGCCGAAGAGCCCGTGAAGATCGTGCGCTCTGAGTTCGTACAACAACCCGAGGGTGGATACAACTTCAa ctACGAGACTGAGGACGGCAGCGTACGTGAAGAAGTTGGCACGATTAAAGACGCTCTTGATGAGGAGAACAAGCCCCACCCGGTTGTAGTCGTCCGTGGATCTTACTCTTACATCAACTCCGAAGGCAAACCAGAGACCATCAACTACATCGCTGACGAGAACGGTTACCAAGCTGAGGGAGAGTCCATCCCCAAGGTTCCCGTTGCCAGGAGATAA
- the Orc3 gene encoding origin recognition complex subunit 3, with the protein MESTVSVSKGVFLFPNGFKKGKSVNRKKSQQVLFEKIFMKELWYKTYTANWNLIETELQNLHNSTFSLLLNDVVSHIKNCGHESASLGVIPSATLLTGVSQPDHVSQFTSLINIIREEVTPHVALVNSQDAATIKHLVENAVWQLINGSQALDTTYDEDEEENDCTMKKIKKNQCTMKTLKNWYHSKYLSRSPTKQRGLPSVKTLVIIIPDFESFNCNVLQDFVMIVSSYVSTLPIVFVFGVATSVSALHKSFPYHVSSKLLIKVFHSHSSPVYMNQVLEDIFLTHTSPFHLSGKAFELLTDVFLFYDFSVTGLIQSIKYCMMEHFYGDNIKALCCQREMLEEVIMDLSSDDLENIRHLMSFRPFLEQQDCRTKISLFEDDDYFRDALYRQMIKLHDYLHSFYMCVRLLNILVKDLPKNMLGRSVREIYTRCAVEWITDTQPFKECMQLINFQSQVKLVETVKNALKLINSYTQSASPVKPLRSSPMKNNVNNICLNNDLGDSFAKTLRVHLLTFLRQIENANTEATTNVIPETDSINENVPGNRYKLKEKLLKATRVDKVQSEFEMVRCRFVSYLEEVFHKGLQPAHTQTFYEILFFSEVSNVKKHIIGSPRGAVHTALSNPVHYLQCSCCYLPASDSVIDTLPDVCLAYKLHRECGKHINLYDWLQAFAAVIRPDDEDEQRHQDPNIQLRFTRAVAELQFLGFIKSSKRKTDHVMRLTW; encoded by the exons ATGGAGTCTACTGTATCAGTTTCGAAG GGGGTGTTCCTTTTTCCTAATGGATTCAAGAAAGGCAAGAGTGTTAATAGAAAGAAGAGTCAGCAGGTCTTGTTTGAAAAGATATTCATGAAGGAACTTTGGTACAAAACATATACAGCAAATTGGAATCTGATTGAGACAGAATTGCAA AATTTACACAACAGTACATTCAGCCTACTCCTAAATGATGTAGTGAGTCACATAAAGAATTGTGGTCATGAATCTGCCTCACTAGGAGTTATACCTAGTGCCACACTCTTGACTGGAGTCAGTCAGCCTGACCATGTCTCACAGTTCACATcgcttattaatattataag AGAAGAGGTGACTCCACATGTTGCTCTGGTGAACTCACAAGATGCAGCCACTATTAAACACCTTGTTGAAAATGCTGTCTGGCAACTTATAAATGGGAGTCAAGCTCTA GACACTACATATGATGAAGATGAAGAAGAGAATGATTGtacaatgaaaaaaattaaaaagaatcaATGCACCATGAAGACCCTTAAAAATTGGTATCACTCAAAGTATTTATCAAGATCTCCTACAAAACAGAGAGGATTACCATCAGTTAAAACATTGGTCATAATAATACCTGATTTCGAAAGTTTTAACTGCAATGTGCTGCAAGACTTTGTCATGATTGTGAG ttcATATGTGTCAACACTGCCAATAGTGTTTGTGTTTGGCGTGGCGACATCAGTGTCAGCACTACACAAGTCGTTCCCTTATCACGTATCGTCAAAGCTACTGATTAAAGTATTTCACTCACATTCTTCACCAGTGTACATGAATCAG gtgCTGGAGGATATATTTCTGACACATACAAGTCCATTTCATTTATCTGGGAAAGCATTTGAGTTGTTGACTGATGTGTTTCTATTCTACGACTTTTCTGTTACAGGTCTCATTCAAAGTATTAag tattgtATGATGGAACACTTTTATGGAGATAACATAAAAGCGCTATGTTGTCAGAGGGAAATGCTCGAGGAAGTGATTATGGATTTGAGCTCCGATGATCTAGAGAATATACGACATTTAATGTCGTTCAGGCCGTTTTTAGAACAACAAGATTGTAGAACTAAAATCAGTCTGTTCGAAGACGATGATTACTTCAGAGATGCTCTTTACAGACAAATGATTAAACTTCATGATTACTTACACAGTTTCTATATGTGTGTAAGACTTTTAAATATCCTTGTTAAAgatttaccaaaaaatatgcTCGGGAGATCT GTACGTGAAATTTACACAAGATGTGCAGTGGAATGGATCACTGACACTCAGCCCTTCAAAGAATGTATGCAGCTAATAAACTTCCAGTCGCAGGTTAAATTGGTCGAAACTGTTAAAAACGCTTTGAAGCTTATTAACTCTTACACACAATCTGCATCCCCAGTCAAACCTTTGAGGTCGTCACCAATGAAAAATAATGTGAACAACATATGTCTTAACAATGATTTGGGTGACAGTTTTGCTAAAACATTAAGAGTTCACTTACTCACTTTTTTGAGACAAATCGAGAATGCCAATACAGAGGCTACCACTAATGTAATTCCAGAGACTGATAGTATTAATGAAAATGTTCCGGGAAATCGATACAAACTGAAGGAG AAATTACTAAAAGCTACTAGAGTAGATAAGGTTCAATCGGAATTCGAGATGGTTCGTTGTAGGTTCGTAAGTTACTTGGAGGAGGTGTTTCATAAGGGCCTGCAACCGGCGCACACGCAAACCTTCTATGAGATACTGTTTTTTAGTGAAGTATCCAATGTAAAGAAGCACATTATTGGCTCGCCACGTGGAGCTGTTCACACAGCGCTCAGCAACCCCGTTCACTACTTGCAG TGCTCCTGTTGCTACCTACCGGCATCAGACAGTGTTATAGACACATTACCGGACGTCTGCTTGGCGTATAAACTACATCGCGAGTGTGGAAAGCATATCAACTTGTACGACTGGTTACAAGCATTCGCAGCTGTTATCCGTCCCGATGACGAAGATGAACAACGACACCAAGATCCTAATATACA ACTGAGATTCACGCGAGCTGTTGCTGAGCTACAATTTCTAGGATTCATAAAGTCGTCCAAAAGAAAAACTGACCACGTCATGCGACTCACTTGGTGA
- the byn gene encoding T-domain transcriptional activator brachyenteron: MAASHILSAVEPTVGGGGSRSGREREVNVALDDRELWVRFQTLTNEMIVTKNGRRMFPVVKVTASGLDPTAMYTVLLEFVQVDSHRWKYVNGEWVPGGKAEVPPSNAIYIHPESPNFGAHWMKEPISFAKVKLTNKTNGNGQIMLNSLHKYEPRVHLVKVGTDLRRIMTYPFPETQFIAVTAYQNEEVTSLKIKYNPFAKAFLDAKERPEGYYQRDFVGTHYPQQSSSPHQYPQFGGWFVTSQSLYGGSNAASRRPAPYPPRPPSRPRTLSPPSTYSNSERTTTAPNGSGSYTWASSSGYWSSTQGSSSPQPNTSPAPYRTPPHAYPAPLEYAPAPPTSTSAPSSAPAPLYPLQYETPTQHHSPYYQHAYAPYAHHAIEDISYWPNSLNSYGYQPSEYVGTGEVAYGPEGMSFGPTGPTLEAATTGEGRATPPGQEHPQADREYKFSTEEERQSPCEDSALPPRSPTQ; encoded by the exons ATGGCAGCTTCGCACATCCTGAGTGCCGTGGAGCCGAcggtcggcggcggcggctctCGCAGCGGCCGCGAGAGAGAAGTCAACGTAGCACTCGATGATAGAGAACTATGGGTCCGGTTCCAGACACTCACCAATGAAATGATCGTCACTAAGAATGGACG acGTATGTTTCCCGTAGTCAAAGTAACAGCGAGTGGTTTGGATCCGACGGCAATGTACACCGTCTTGTTAGAGTTTGTTCAAGTCGATTCTCATCGCTGGAAGTATGTTAACGGAGAATGG gtTCCTGGCGGAAAAGCAGAAGTACCGCCTTCAAATGCTATTTACATTCACCCTGAAAGTCCCAACTTTGGAGCGCACTGGATGAAAGAGCCAATATCATTTGCTAAAGTCAAACTAACTAATAAAACCAATGGAAATGGACAG ATAATGTTGAAcagtttacataaatatgaacCTCGAGTACACTTGGTAAAAGTCGGCACAGATCTTCGACGGATCATGACGTATCCGTTCCCTGAAACACAATTCATAGCCGTGACCGCCTATCAGAACGAGGAGGTAACCTCACTGAAGATCAAATACAATCCATTTGCGAAAGCTTTTTTGGATGCAAAGGAAAGACCTGAAGGTTACTATCAAAGGGATTTCGTGGGTACTCATTATCCTCAGCAGAGCTCGTCACCTCATCAATATCCACAAT TCGGTGGATGGTTTGTGACATCGCAGTCACTCTATGGAGGCAGCAATGCTGCTTCTCGGAGGCCAGCTCCATACCCGCCGCGGCCGCCGTCGCGACCCAGGACTTTATCACCACCGT cTACTTATAGTAACTCGGAGAGGACAACTACGGCACCGAATGGCAGCGGCAGTTACACATGGGCTAGTAGCAGTGGTTATTGGAGCTCTACACAAGGGAGCAGCTCACCGCAACCGAATACTTCGCCGGCTCCATATCGTACCCCTCCTCATGCTTACCCAGCGCCCCTCGAGTACGCGCCCGCTCCTCCGACGAGTACCTCCGCGCCGTCATCAGCCCCTGCACCACTGTACCCCCTGCAGTATGAAACTCCTACGCAGCATCACTCTCCCTATTATCAGCATGCCTACGCACCGTACGCTCATCATGCTATAGAAGATATCTCATACTGGCCCAATAG TTTGAATAGTTACGGTTATCAGCCGTCTGAATACGTCGGAACGGGAGAGGTAGCTTACGGACCAGAAGGCATGTCATTTGGACCTACCGGGCCGACGTTAGAGGCAGCTACTACTGGTGAGGGTCGTGCCACGCCCCCAGGTCAAGAACACCCACAAGCCGACAGAGAGTATAAGTTTAGTACTGAAGAAGAGCGACAATCACCTTGCGAAGATTCTGCTCTACCACCACGTTCACCTACACAGTGA
- the LOC142972983 gene encoding coiled-coil domain-containing protein 6-like isoform X1 gives MDDTVISPGNKMGDSASESDSSSLDGGAMLPPSTVSRDQLQKRIESLQQQNRVLKVELDTYKLRVKALQEENRALRQASVSIQAKAEQEEEYISNTLLKKIQALKKEKETLAHHYEREEECLTNDLSRKLNQLRQEKCRLEQTLEQEQECLVNKLMRKIEKLEAETLAKQMNLERLRREKVELENTLEQEQEALVNRLWKRMDKLEAEKRSLQIRLDQPVSDPASPRDISNGDTASNLSNHIQTLRSEVVKLRNQLAVSQNENKEKMHRFALEEKHIREENIRLQRKLQQEVERREALCRHLSESESSLEMEEERQFNEALSARSRSVSSPGGSRPLSPYASPLLPNASGLPLSRPSLHLNSQARRTSDRFVKPALPGAALGARVAPLEPPAAPVLAPPAPPAPAAPPAQSALLQPASPMDTSSKD, from the exons ATGGATGATACAGTGATTTCGCCAG GTAATAAAATGGGGGACTCGGCCTCCGAAAGTGACTCCAGCTCGCTGGATGGCGGAGCTATGTTGCCTCCCAGCACAGTTTCTCGAGACCAGCTACAAAAACGAATTGAATCTCTACAGCAGCAAAATAG GGTTCTGAAAGTGGAGCTAGACACTTACAAGCTCCGTGTGAAGGCTCTACAGGAAGAAAATCGTGCCTTGAGACAAGCATCTGTTTCAATT cAAGCGAAGGCTGAACAAGAGGAAGAGTACATTTCTAACACATTATTGAAGAAAATTCAGGCATTGAAGAAGGAAAAAGAGACTTTGGCACATCATTATGAAAGGGAAGAGGAGTGCCTTACAAATGATCTCTCCAGAAAATTGAACCAG TTACGCCAAGAAAAATGTCGGTTGGAGCAGACTTTAGAACAAGAACAGGAATGTCTGGTCAACAAATTGATGagaaaaatagaaaaacttGAAGCTGAGACACTTGCAAAGCAAATGAATTTAGAGAGGCTCCGCAGAGAAAAA GTGGAATTGGAGAACACATTGGAACAAGAACAAGAGGCGTTGGTGAACAGGCTGTGGAAGCGCATGGACAAGCTGGAGGCAGAAAAACGTTCACTGCAAATAAGACTTGACCAACCAGTGTCTGATCCAGCTAGTCCTAG GGACATTAGTAATGGTGATACAGCATCCAATTTAAGCAATCATATTCAGACCCTGCGTTCTGAGGTCGTTAAATTAAG gAATCAACTGGCAGTGtcgcaaaatgaaaacaaggAGAAGATGCACCGATTTGCTTTAGAAGAGAAACACATTCGGGAGGAGAATATACGCTTGCAAAGGAAATTGCAACAAGAGGTGGAGCGACGTGAGGCGCTGTGTCGACATCTCTCCGAGAGTGAATCTTCGCTCGAAATGGAGGAGGAGAGGCAGTTCAATGAAGCTTTGAGT GCACGATCGCGGAGCGTGTCGTCACCGGGCGGGTCACGGCCACTCTCGCCGTACGCGTCACCGCTGTTGCCCAACGCGTCCGGCCTGCCACTGTCGCGACCTTCGCTCCATCTCAACTCGCAG GCGCGGCGCACCAGCGACAGGTTCGTGAAGCCGGCGCTGCCCGGCGCGGCGCTGGGCGCGCGCGTGGCGCCGCTGgagccgcccgccgcgcccgtgCTCGCGCctcccgcgccgcccgcgcccgccgcgccgcccgcgcagTCCGCGCTGCTGCAGCCCGCCAGCCCCATGGACACCTCCTCCAAGGACTAG
- the LOC142972983 gene encoding coiled-coil domain-containing protein 6-like isoform X2 translates to MDDTVISPGNKMGDSASESDSSSLDGGAMLPPSTVSRDQLQKRIESLQQQNRVLKVELDTYKLRVKALQEENRALRQASVSIQAKAEQEEEYISNTLLKKIQALKKEKETLAHHYEREEECLTNDLSRKLNQLRQEKCRLEQTLEQEQECLVNKLMRKIEKLEAETLAKQMNLERLRREKVELENTLEQEQEALVNRLWKRMDKLEAEKRSLQIRLDQPVSDPASPSNGDTASNLSNHIQTLRSEVVKLRNQLAVSQNENKEKMHRFALEEKHIREENIRLQRKLQQEVERREALCRHLSESESSLEMEEERQFNEALSARSRSVSSPGGSRPLSPYASPLLPNASGLPLSRPSLHLNSQARRTSDRFVKPALPGAALGARVAPLEPPAAPVLAPPAPPAPAAPPAQSALLQPASPMDTSSKD, encoded by the exons ATGGATGATACAGTGATTTCGCCAG GTAATAAAATGGGGGACTCGGCCTCCGAAAGTGACTCCAGCTCGCTGGATGGCGGAGCTATGTTGCCTCCCAGCACAGTTTCTCGAGACCAGCTACAAAAACGAATTGAATCTCTACAGCAGCAAAATAG GGTTCTGAAAGTGGAGCTAGACACTTACAAGCTCCGTGTGAAGGCTCTACAGGAAGAAAATCGTGCCTTGAGACAAGCATCTGTTTCAATT cAAGCGAAGGCTGAACAAGAGGAAGAGTACATTTCTAACACATTATTGAAGAAAATTCAGGCATTGAAGAAGGAAAAAGAGACTTTGGCACATCATTATGAAAGGGAAGAGGAGTGCCTTACAAATGATCTCTCCAGAAAATTGAACCAG TTACGCCAAGAAAAATGTCGGTTGGAGCAGACTTTAGAACAAGAACAGGAATGTCTGGTCAACAAATTGATGagaaaaatagaaaaacttGAAGCTGAGACACTTGCAAAGCAAATGAATTTAGAGAGGCTCCGCAGAGAAAAA GTGGAATTGGAGAACACATTGGAACAAGAACAAGAGGCGTTGGTGAACAGGCTGTGGAAGCGCATGGACAAGCTGGAGGCAGAAAAACGTTCACTGCAAATAAGACTTGACCAACCAGTGTCTGATCCAGCTAGTCCTAG TAATGGTGATACAGCATCCAATTTAAGCAATCATATTCAGACCCTGCGTTCTGAGGTCGTTAAATTAAG gAATCAACTGGCAGTGtcgcaaaatgaaaacaaggAGAAGATGCACCGATTTGCTTTAGAAGAGAAACACATTCGGGAGGAGAATATACGCTTGCAAAGGAAATTGCAACAAGAGGTGGAGCGACGTGAGGCGCTGTGTCGACATCTCTCCGAGAGTGAATCTTCGCTCGAAATGGAGGAGGAGAGGCAGTTCAATGAAGCTTTGAGT GCACGATCGCGGAGCGTGTCGTCACCGGGCGGGTCACGGCCACTCTCGCCGTACGCGTCACCGCTGTTGCCCAACGCGTCCGGCCTGCCACTGTCGCGACCTTCGCTCCATCTCAACTCGCAG GCGCGGCGCACCAGCGACAGGTTCGTGAAGCCGGCGCTGCCCGGCGCGGCGCTGGGCGCGCGCGTGGCGCCGCTGgagccgcccgccgcgcccgtgCTCGCGCctcccgcgccgcccgcgcccgccgcgccgcccgcgcagTCCGCGCTGCTGCAGCCCGCCAGCCCCATGGACACCTCCTCCAAGGACTAG